From a single Helicovermis profundi genomic region:
- a CDS encoding NUDIX hydrolase produces MSGNVKEGQIFFVSVKGLVYFNGKFLILRKTLKSNNEIWEFPGGRLEFGENIEKALEREIKEETILSVKVLFPLGSWTVIKKSNTHIQGITYLCNSTSEKVILSHEHSDYRWIRKEEFKNYKVFPQILEEIQSWNWDNINLAIRK; encoded by the coding sequence ATGAGTGGAAATGTAAAAGAAGGTCAGATTTTTTTTGTTTCAGTAAAAGGATTGGTATACTTTAATGGTAAATTTCTTATACTGCGAAAAACTTTAAAATCTAATAATGAAATTTGGGAATTTCCAGGTGGACGTTTGGAATTTGGAGAAAACATTGAAAAAGCACTTGAGCGTGAAATAAAAGAAGAAACTATACTTAGCGTAAAGGTTCTATTTCCACTTGGTTCTTGGACAGTAATTAAAAAGTCTAACACTCATATACAAGGCATAACATATTTATGTAATTCTACTTCTGAAAAAGTTATTCTTTCTCACGAACATTCTGATTATAGATGGATTCGAAAAGAAGAATTTAAAAATTATAAAGTGTTTCCACAAATACTTGAAGAAATTCAGTCTTGGAATTGGGATAATATAAATTTAGCAATAAGAAAATAA
- a CDS encoding aminotransferase class I/II-fold pyridoxal phosphate-dependent enzyme yields the protein MKLIDTMYEEMGIDLKVIELINSAEESIKKNFEKINTIAEYNQLKVLKAFQKNRLSDKHFNWNTGYGYDDIGRETLERVFSDIFNTEDAIVRPLIVNGTHALTLALTGILRPGDTMLSITGKPYDTLEDVIGISNKKGQGSLIEYGIKYKEVKLTDNGFFDKKNILNQIDNSTKMIYIQRSSGYSFRKALTIDEIKSIIIHIRNIKNDVIVMVDNCYGEFLDYKEPTDVGVDIMAGSLIKNPGGGLALSGGYIVGKKDLIELISFKLTSPGIGKECGLMFGQSRSIFQGLFMAPTVVSGALKGAVLCSKVYNDLGFKVSPMPDDNRSDIIQSIVLEDSSRVIEFCKGIQEASPVDSFVTPIPWDMPGYNSEVIMAAGAFVQGSSIELSADAPIKEPYIVYFQGGLTYEHSKFGVLKSLNALVNKNLITI from the coding sequence ATGAAATTAATAGATACAATGTATGAAGAAATGGGTATTGATTTAAAAGTAATCGAACTAATAAATTCAGCTGAAGAAAGTATAAAAAAGAACTTTGAAAAAATAAACACTATTGCTGAATATAATCAGTTAAAAGTGCTAAAAGCTTTTCAAAAAAATAGATTAAGTGATAAACACTTTAATTGGAATACAGGCTATGGCTATGATGATATTGGTAGGGAAACCTTAGAAAGAGTTTTTTCTGATATTTTTAATACTGAAGATGCAATAGTTAGACCTTTAATTGTTAATGGAACGCATGCTTTAACTTTAGCCTTAACAGGAATACTTAGACCAGGTGATACTATGCTTTCTATAACAGGTAAGCCATACGATACTTTAGAAGACGTGATTGGAATTTCAAATAAAAAAGGACAAGGCTCTTTAATTGAATATGGTATTAAGTATAAAGAAGTTAAATTAACTGATAATGGTTTTTTTGATAAAAAAAATATATTAAACCAAATTGATAATTCAACTAAAATGATCTATATTCAAAGGTCAAGTGGATATAGCTTTAGAAAAGCTCTAACTATTGATGAAATCAAATCAATAATAATTCATATAAGAAATATTAAAAATGATGTAATTGTTATGGTAGATAATTGCTACGGGGAATTTCTTGATTACAAAGAACCAACAGATGTAGGTGTAGATATAATGGCAGGTTCTTTAATAAAAAATCCTGGCGGTGGGCTTGCACTTTCTGGTGGTTATATAGTTGGAAAAAAAGATCTAATTGAGTTAATTTCATTTAAACTAACATCTCCTGGAATAGGAAAAGAGTGTGGATTAATGTTTGGTCAATCTAGAAGTATTTTTCAGGGATTATTTATGGCACCAACTGTAGTTAGCGGTGCACTTAAAGGAGCAGTCTTGTGTTCTAAAGTATATAATGATTTAGGTTTTAAAGTTTCTCCAATGCCTGATGATAATAGAAGTGATATAATTCAGTCTATTGTTTTAGAGGATTCTAGTAGAGTGATTGAATTTTGTAAAGGAATTCAAGAAGCTTCACCAGTTGATTCCTTTGTAACACCAATCCCTTGGGATATGCCTGGATATAATAGTGAGGTTATTATGGCCGCGGGCGCTTTTGTTCAAGGCTCTTCAATAGAACTTAGTGCAGACGCACCAATTAAAGAACCATACATTGTTTACTTTCAAGGCGGTTTAACGTATGAACATTCAAAATTTGGTGTTCTAAAAAGTTTAAATGCATTAGTTAATAAGAATTTAATTACAATATAA
- the hfq gene encoding RNA chaperone Hfq: MKNVLNLQDIFLNQVRKDKTPITVFLVSGYQIKGLVKGFDSYTIVLNSEGKQQMIYKHAISTIIPTKEVNFVQSVQNV; this comes from the coding sequence ATGAAGAACGTTCTTAATTTACAAGATATTTTTCTAAATCAAGTAAGAAAAGACAAAACACCAATAACTGTTTTTTTAGTTAGCGGATATCAAATTAAAGGTCTTGTTAAAGGATTTGATAGTTATACAATAGTTTTAAATAGTGAAGGTAAACAACAAATGATTTATAAACATGCAATTTCAACAATTATACCTACTAAAGAAGTTAATTTTGTCCAAAGCGTACAAAATGTATAA
- the miaA gene encoding tRNA (adenosine(37)-N6)-dimethylallyltransferase MiaA → MKDLIIIVGPTAVGKTELSIKIAKELNGEIISCDSMQLYKYMNIGTAKPSQEEIKDIKHYLIDEIDPKKEFSVSDYSIMAKTYINDIMSRGKVPIIVGGTGLYANSLIYDMDFASVTEDKEYRAELELLLKEHGKLYLYEMLKSKDPSAAEKIHFNNVKKVIRSLEIIKVNGSKGTDFSDLNKLSSDYNIILLGLTRNRKKLYARINKRVDIMLNSGLIDEVKFLKNIGLSELNRSMQGIGYKEVLMYLDDKIDYETLTSMIKQNSRRYAKRQITWFKRYKFLKWFDLDELKSIENASNSILQYIRTFHNVSK, encoded by the coding sequence ATGAAAGATTTAATTATAATAGTAGGTCCAACAGCTGTAGGCAAAACTGAATTATCAATTAAAATTGCAAAAGAATTAAACGGGGAAATTATTTCGTGCGATTCTATGCAACTTTATAAATATATGAATATAGGAACTGCTAAACCAAGCCAAGAAGAAATAAAAGATATTAAACATTACTTAATCGATGAAATAGATCCTAAAAAAGAATTTTCAGTTTCAGATTATTCTATTATGGCAAAAACCTATATTAATGATATAATGAGTAGAGGAAAAGTACCGATAATTGTTGGCGGAACTGGACTTTATGCAAACTCACTAATTTACGATATGGATTTTGCAAGTGTTACAGAAGATAAAGAATATAGAGCGGAGTTAGAATTACTTTTAAAAGAACATGGAAAACTTTACTTATATGAAATGCTTAAAAGTAAAGATCCATCGGCTGCTGAAAAAATTCATTTTAATAATGTAAAAAAAGTTATTCGATCACTTGAAATTATTAAAGTAAATGGCAGTAAAGGAACTGATTTTTCTGATCTCAATAAACTTTCAAGTGATTATAATATTATTCTTTTAGGCTTAACAAGAAATAGAAAGAAACTTTATGCAAGAATTAATAAAAGAGTTGATATTATGCTTAATAGTGGCCTTATTGATGAAGTTAAATTTCTAAAAAACATAGGACTTTCTGAATTAAATCGTTCAATGCAGGGTATAGGATATAAAGAAGTGTTAATGTACCTTGATGATAAAATTGATTATGAAACGCTTACTTCCATGATCAAACAAAATTCAAGAAGATATGCAAAAAGACAAATCACTTGGTTTAAAAGGTATAAATTTCTTAAATGGTTTGATTTAGATGAACTTAAATCAATAGAAAATGCAAGTAATTCCATTTTACAATATATTCGAACATTTCATAATGTCAGTAAATAA
- the mutL gene encoding DNA mismatch repair endonuclease MutL: MNRIIKLDRETANKIAAGEVVERPLSVVKELIENAIDANSTSITVEIVNGGKSLIRVTDNGDGINKDDILIAFERHATSKIRKAEDIYKTNSLGFRGEALASIGSVSNIVLVTRNSEDKIGTKLTLSANKVVDKTNVGFNRGTTISVMDLFFNTPAREKFMKSSSSETAAISDIVNKLALSNKNIDFKYIVDKKNMFITKKENSLIESIFSIYSREISKNMIEIYSDTNSLKISGYISNVKLTKANRKMQIVFVNGRYIKSKEISEALRISYKTMIPSGRHPLCFIFIEINPSEIDVNIHPSKTEIKFNDDGLIKQEIYKTVRKALLENDLIPEIELKTDKIQFEDRNITNKKNNINLESEIKTAQKHQLNNYKSNINENVVDVKKNKATENKNNSEFKENISFTNSISKNTSTHKPFSYNNSALSKEVNPSKVISLDDFVIEDNYSKDYTHEKKIISNTSELYDNLVFIGSIFSTYLIFEKNSKMYMIDQHAAHEKVLYEEYLLQFKNKKLNSQILLDPIIIALNYIDYSKAINNIESFKNLGVYIESFGENSIIIRELPIAFNSPVTKDFVLEILSKIDKNFSNVYDLKTASIIQSSCKNAIKANDLIMDIEVDSLLSRLKKLDDPYTCPHGRPIIIAITKNEIMKKFKRI; encoded by the coding sequence TTGAATAGAATAATAAAATTAGACAGAGAAACAGCCAATAAAATAGCTGCTGGTGAAGTTGTTGAAAGACCTCTTTCTGTAGTCAAAGAACTTATTGAAAATGCAATAGATGCTAATTCAACTTCAATAACTGTAGAAATTGTAAATGGCGGTAAGAGCTTAATTAGAGTCACAGATAATGGTGATGGAATAAATAAAGATGATATACTAATTGCATTTGAAAGACATGCAACAAGTAAAATTAGAAAAGCTGAGGACATTTATAAAACAAACAGTTTAGGTTTTAGAGGTGAAGCTCTTGCCAGTATTGGTTCTGTTTCTAATATTGTATTAGTAACAAGAAATTCTGAAGACAAAATTGGTACTAAATTAACTCTTTCTGCTAATAAAGTTGTAGATAAGACAAATGTTGGTTTTAATAGAGGAACTACAATTAGCGTAATGGATTTGTTTTTTAATACACCAGCTAGAGAGAAATTCATGAAATCAAGTTCGAGTGAAACAGCAGCTATTAGCGATATAGTTAATAAACTTGCACTTTCAAATAAAAACATTGATTTTAAATACATCGTTGATAAAAAAAATATGTTTATTACTAAAAAAGAAAATTCATTAATTGAATCAATTTTTTCTATATATTCAAGAGAAATTTCAAAGAATATGATTGAAATTTATTCTGATACAAATAGTTTAAAAATAAGCGGCTATATCTCAAATGTTAAATTAACTAAAGCAAATAGAAAAATGCAGATAGTTTTTGTAAATGGAAGATATATAAAATCTAAAGAAATTTCTGAGGCTCTTAGGATTTCATATAAAACAATGATTCCAAGTGGTAGACATCCACTATGTTTTATATTTATTGAAATAAATCCATCTGAAATTGATGTAAACATTCATCCATCAAAAACAGAAATTAAATTTAATGATGATGGCCTTATTAAACAAGAAATATATAAAACAGTTAGAAAAGCCTTACTTGAAAATGATTTAATCCCAGAAATAGAACTCAAAACAGATAAAATCCAATTTGAAGATAGGAATATAACAAATAAAAAGAATAATATTAATTTAGAAAGTGAAATAAAAACAGCTCAAAAACATCAATTAAATAATTATAAATCAAATATCAATGAAAATGTAGTAGATGTAAAGAAAAATAAAGCTACTGAAAATAAAAATAATAGTGAATTCAAAGAGAATATCTCTTTTACAAATTCTATTTCTAAAAATACTTCTACTCATAAACCGTTTTCCTATAATAATAGTGCTTTATCTAAAGAAGTAAATCCTTCAAAAGTTATTTCACTAGACGATTTTGTTATTGAAGATAATTACTCAAAAGATTATACTCATGAAAAAAAAATTATTTCAAATACTAGTGAACTTTACGATAACCTAGTATTTATTGGAAGTATTTTTTCAACATACCTTATTTTCGAAAAGAATAGTAAAATGTATATGATAGATCAACATGCTGCTCATGAAAAAGTGCTCTACGAAGAATATCTTCTTCAATTTAAAAACAAAAAATTGAATTCACAGATTTTACTTGATCCAATTATTATAGCACTAAATTACATTGATTACTCTAAAGCAATCAATAATATAGAGAGTTTTAAAAACCTTGGAGTTTATATTGAATCATTTGGAGAGAATTCTATTATTATAAGAGAACTTCCTATAGCGTTTAATAGTCCTGTTACAAAAGATTTTGTGCTAGAAATTTTAAGTAAAATTGATAAAAACTTTAGCAATGTTTATGATTTAAAAACCGCTTCAATTATTCAATCGTCATGTAAGAATGCTATAAAAGCGAATGATTTAATTATGGATATTGAAGTAGATTCCTTGCTTTCTAGGCTAAAAAAACTTGATGATCCATATACATGTCCACATGGTAGACCAATAATAATAGCGATTACTAAAAATGAAATTATGAAGAAATTTAAGAGGATATAA
- the mutS gene encoding DNA mismatch repair protein MutS produces MIINKNKLTPMMKQYFAIKEKNPDSILFYRLGDFYEMFFDDAIVASKALEITLTGRNCGLEEKAPLCGVPYHAASKYIEKLVSKGFKIAVCEQVEDPSTAKGIVKREVIRTISPGMIIDPNMISDSKNNYVSCLYFSSDKFGFSYADITTGIIKTTYFNAEDGFIKLIDEINKINPSEIIYDSSLSSEYIDRIPNDYLKTPLDKSYFSLDNCEANISRIFNVFTSDSIGFDNNIALISSSGALLKYIEDTQKVNLKHFTNIDIYSHSDFMILDKFTRRNLEIRETMRSGEKKGSLLWVLDKTKTSMGRRELLTLLEEPLLSVNKINSRLSSVEILVNDLFLRDELRNLLGEMYDLERLSSKLVFGNANARDLLSLKKSISVLPIIKNLLRDFKNSELSSINLNIDALEDMFSLIERSIKEEPPITIKEGGLIKSDYNEEIKELREAIDNGSKWIIDIEKREKEKTGIKTLKIGFNKVFGYYIDVTRANSSLVPTSYIRKQTLANSERYITEELKEIEVKVLGAKEKIVEIEYKIFNEIRKELLNNINRFLNSAKSIAYLDVLCSFAEVSYSSNYVKPIVNTSKNVEIISGRHPVIEKLVNSEEFIPNDTRLDNNENKIYIITGPNMAGKSTYLRQVALITLMAQIGCFVPATKAEIGIVDRIFTRVGASDDLGQGQSTFMVEMSELANILNNATKDSLIILDEIGRGTSTYDGLSIAWAVVEYISEKKENTPKTMFATHYHELTELEGKFYGVKNYRISVNEIDDEIVFLRKIVEGSANHSYGIKVAKLAGLPKEVLNKASEILEKLEKNDINKNINNILNDTSCITKDYTGLSKENDNPSKNQLTFLENDDTLIGKEILDELNLININNLTPMESMNKLFELVKKASGDR; encoded by the coding sequence ATGATTATAAACAAAAATAAATTAACTCCTATGATGAAACAATATTTTGCAATAAAAGAGAAAAATCCTGATTCTATTTTATTTTATCGATTAGGTGATTTCTATGAAATGTTTTTTGATGATGCAATTGTAGCTTCAAAAGCACTTGAAATTACACTGACTGGTAGAAACTGCGGACTTGAGGAAAAAGCACCACTTTGTGGGGTACCCTACCATGCTGCTAGTAAATATATTGAAAAACTTGTGTCTAAAGGATTTAAAATAGCTGTATGTGAACAAGTAGAAGACCCGTCAACCGCAAAAGGAATTGTTAAAAGGGAAGTAATTAGAACTATTTCACCAGGTATGATTATTGATCCGAATATGATTAGTGATTCTAAAAACAATTATGTCTCTTGCCTTTATTTTTCTAGTGATAAATTTGGATTTTCATATGCAGATATTACAACAGGAATAATTAAAACTACTTATTTTAACGCTGAAGACGGATTTATTAAATTAATTGACGAAATAAATAAAATTAATCCTTCAGAAATTATATATGATTCTTCTCTTTCAAGTGAATATATTGATAGAATACCAAATGATTATTTAAAAACACCGCTTGATAAGTCTTATTTTTCTTTAGATAACTGTGAAGCTAATATTAGTAGAATTTTTAATGTATTTACTTCAGATAGTATTGGATTTGATAATAATATTGCACTTATTTCTTCTAGCGGAGCATTACTTAAATATATTGAAGATACACAAAAAGTTAACTTAAAACATTTTACAAATATTGATATTTACTCACATAGTGATTTTATGATACTAGATAAATTTACAAGAAGAAACCTTGAAATAAGAGAAACTATGAGAAGCGGAGAAAAAAAAGGATCACTTCTTTGGGTTTTAGATAAAACTAAAACATCTATGGGTAGAAGAGAATTATTAACTTTACTCGAAGAACCTCTTCTTTCAGTCAATAAAATAAATTCAAGACTTTCTAGCGTAGAAATATTAGTAAATGATCTTTTTTTAAGAGATGAGCTTAGAAATTTGCTAGGTGAAATGTATGACTTAGAAAGACTTTCTTCAAAGCTTGTATTTGGAAATGCAAATGCTAGAGATTTACTTTCACTAAAAAAATCAATAAGTGTACTTCCTATTATTAAAAATCTTTTAAGAGACTTTAAAAATTCTGAATTATCTAGTATTAATCTTAATATTGATGCCTTAGAGGATATGTTTAGTCTAATAGAAAGATCCATCAAAGAAGAACCACCTATTACTATTAAAGAAGGTGGATTAATAAAATCAGATTATAATGAGGAAATAAAAGAGCTTAGAGAAGCTATTGATAATGGAAGCAAATGGATTATTGATATTGAAAAAAGAGAAAAAGAAAAAACAGGCATTAAAACACTTAAAATTGGTTTTAATAAAGTTTTTGGATATTATATAGACGTTACAAGAGCTAATTCTTCTTTAGTACCAACATCATACATTAGAAAGCAAACGCTTGCTAATTCAGAGAGATATATTACTGAAGAACTAAAAGAAATAGAAGTTAAAGTTTTAGGCGCAAAAGAAAAAATAGTTGAAATTGAGTATAAAATTTTTAATGAAATTAGAAAAGAATTATTAAATAACATTAATAGATTCCTAAATAGCGCTAAATCTATTGCTTATCTTGATGTACTTTGTAGTTTTGCAGAAGTAAGTTATTCAAGTAATTATGTAAAACCAATTGTAAATACAAGTAAAAATGTTGAAATCATCTCTGGTAGACATCCTGTTATTGAGAAACTTGTAAATAGCGAAGAATTTATACCAAATGATACAAGACTTGATAATAATGAAAATAAAATCTATATAATAACTGGTCCAAATATGGCTGGTAAGTCAACTTATTTAAGACAAGTTGCCCTTATAACATTAATGGCTCAAATTGGATGCTTTGTTCCTGCCACTAAAGCTGAAATAGGAATAGTTGATAGAATATTTACAAGGGTTGGAGCATCAGATGATTTAGGCCAAGGCCAAAGTACTTTTATGGTTGAAATGAGTGAACTTGCAAATATATTAAATAACGCTACAAAAGATTCTCTTATTATTCTTGATGAAATTGGAAGAGGAACAAGTACTTATGATGGTTTAAGTATTGCATGGGCAGTAGTTGAATATATTTCTGAAAAGAAAGAAAATACTCCTAAAACAATGTTTGCCACTCATTATCATGAACTAACAGAACTTGAAGGTAAGTTTTACGGCGTTAAAAACTATAGAATTTCAGTAAACGAGATAGATGATGAAATTGTTTTTTTAAGAAAAATAGTTGAAGGCAGTGCTAATCATAGTTATGGAATAAAGGTCGCTAAACTTGCAGGTCTTCCGAAAGAAGTTCTAAATAAAGCAAGTGAAATTTTAGAAAAGCTTGAAAAAAATGATATAAATAAAAATATAAATAATATTTTAAATGACACATCATGTATAACTAAAGATTATACTGGCTTATCTAAAGAAAATGATAATCCTTCCAAAAATCAGCTGACTTTTTTAGAAAATGATGATACTCTTATTGGAAAAGAAATTTTAGATGAACTTAATTTAATTAATATAAACAACCTTACACCAATGGAATCTATGAATAAATTATTTGAACTTGTAAAAAAAGCAAGTGGAGATAGGTGA